Proteins found in one Triticum aestivum cultivar Chinese Spring chromosome 4D, IWGSC CS RefSeq v2.1, whole genome shotgun sequence genomic segment:
- the LOC123099148 gene encoding uncharacterized protein isoform X2: protein MELEAPSPARYLLGAAIMMAGVVLPLAYMIFRSKRSSSSSAAASVSSIASAAPSSSFSKQT from the coding sequence ATGGAGCTGGAGGCGCCGTCGCCGGCGAGGTACCTGCTGGGCGCGGCGATCATGATGGCCGGCGTCGTGCTGCCGCTCGCCTACATGATCTTCCGCAGcaagcgctcctcctcctcctccgccgcggcctccgtctcctccatcgcctccgccgcccccTCATCCTCCTTCTCCAAGCAGACGTAG
- the LOC123099148 gene encoding uncharacterized protein isoform X1 — protein MELEAPSPARYLLGAAIMMAGVVLPLAYMIFRSKRSSSSSAAASVSSIASAAPSSSFSKQTNKGLF, from the exons ATGGAGCTGGAGGCGCCGTCGCCGGCGAGGTACCTGCTGGGCGCGGCGATCATGATGGCCGGCGTCGTGCTGCCGCTCGCCTACATGATCTTCCGCAGcaagcgctcctcctcctcctccgccgcggcctccgtctcctccatcgcctccgccgcccccTCATCCTCCTTCTCCAAGCAGAC gaacaagGGCCTCTTCTGA
- the LOC123099146 gene encoding formyltetrahydrofolate deformylase 2, mitochondrial — MLSLARRPLSAAVPAGNLLGIHLFQCPDAVGIVAKLSECIASRGGNIHSVDVFVPDDAPVFYARSEFTYNPRLWPRDMLRTDFLHLSDCFNAQKSTVRVPDIDPKYKIAVLASKQDHCLFDLLHRWQEGRLPVDIHCVISNHDRPVDNHVMRFLQRHEIPYHYLPTTSGNKREKEILELIEGTDFVVLARYMQVMSESFLKSYGKDIINIHHGLLPSFKGGSPSRQAFNAGVKLIGATSHFVTPELDAGPIIEQMVERVSHRDTLHSFVVKSENLEKQCLAEAIKSYCELRVLPYEVMKTVVF, encoded by the exons ATGCTCTCCCTCGCCCGCCGCCCGCtctccgccgccgtccccgccggcAACCTCCTCGGCATCCACCTCTTCCAGTGCCCC GACGCGGTGGGCATCGTGGCCAAGCTGTCCGAGTGCATCGCCTCCCGCGGCGGCAACATCCACAGCGTCGACGTCTTCGTCCCCGACGACGCCCCCGTCTTCTACGCCCGCAG TGAGTTCACCTACAATCCAAGGCTATGGCCGCGCGACATGCTTCGCACCGACTTCCTCCATCTGTCGGACTGCTTCAATGCGCAGAAATCCACTGTGCGCGTACCTGACATTGACCCCAAGTACAAGATTGCAGTCCTCGCTTCGAAGCAG gaCCATTGCTTGTTTGACTTGCTGCATAGATGGCAAGAAGGCAGGCTTCCAGTTGACATTCATTGTGTGATAAG CAACCATGATCGACCTGTAGATAATCATGTGATGCGTTTTCTTCAGAGGCACGAAATCCCCTATCATTACTTACCAACGACTTCTGGGAATAAAAGAGAAAAAGAGATATTAGAATTGATTGAAGGCACAGATTTTGTTGTGCTGGCAAGATATATGCAG GTAATGTCTGAAAGCTTTCTTAAATCATACGGGAAAGATATTATTAATATTCACCATGGCCTTCTCCCCTCGTTCAAAGGAGGAAGTCCTTCTAGACAG gccttcaatgctggggtgaagTTGATTGGTGCAACTAGCCATTTTGTTACTCCCGAACTTGATGCTGGGCCAATAATTGAGCAGATG GTTGAACGGGTTTCTCACAGGGACACATTACATAGCTTTGTTGTGAAGTCTGAGAACCTTGAGAAGCAGTGCCTAGCAGAAGCTATCAAGTCATACTGCGAGCTCCGTGTGCTGCCATATGAAGTGATGAAGACTGTTGTGTTTTGA